The following is a genomic window from Zalophus californianus isolate mZalCal1 chromosome 10, mZalCal1.pri.v2, whole genome shotgun sequence.
GCCAAAGATTCTTCTACAAGAAAGGAGGCCAAGTGGGAGCAAGTAAAgaccagagaagagaggaaggatgtGGCAGTGCTGGGCCCCAGTTCTGGTCCTTGGGCTCGTCctgatgcaggtgccccttccagATGGCATGCTCCCAGCACCTTCCCAAAGGCTGTACCACAAGTCCCCCTTTCTTCAGCTAGTTTGAAGTGTTGAGTTGCTGGTGCCGCTCAGCCGCTGTGGGGAGCCTTTAAAGCCACTACACACGGAACTAAACATAATCAGAGTTAGACAAAATTTTCTCACagtagtataatttttaaatttttttcttattttatttttttaaaagatcttatttacttattcacgagagacacagagaggcagaggcgaggaagaagcaggctccctgctgagcagagaggacgcggggcttgatcccaggaacataggatcacgacctgagctgaaggcagacacttaactgactgagccacccaggtgcccctgaataattttaaaaacggAGTAAGTTTGTGAGGATAGGGACCTTTGCTTTGTTCATGGCTGGACCCCCAGAACTGGCTCCAGTAAGCATGTGTGGAATGAATTAATAAACCTAATTTTGACCTTTGGGAGAACGGTCAGTGTGGTGCagccatataatggaatactaaaTACTAAGTAGTAACAGATACCTTGTTTTAGACACCTTTTCAGTGACATTGGGAAATGCTTATTATACATATCATGTAGAAGTTTCAAAACTCTATGTGTATCATTTATTCCCAAGGATGGGAAGAGTATTTATGCATAGACAATAATAATGTAAGGAAATCCACCGAAAATGTTTCCAAGAGACTAGGAAGTTTGATTATGAGACTATTTtgacctttactttttttttggatTTCCCATATTTTCCTCAATATGCATGTACTCCTTTTCTAATCAGAAAAAGTTATCCAAATGTTATTTTGCTTAATAGAGAACATTTGGTCCGCACCTTTAAGGGTGCAGGAACCAAGGAAGTGGGGGCTTGCTCAGGGATATGAACAGGTAGAGGAAGCTTGCAGCAGGGAGAAACTTgcagggaaaggggtggggggtgctgcagggagggggcggggcaggggtgcAGAATCCCCAGCAGACAGGCCGTGGGGAGCCCACAGTCTCCCCCGCTCCTGCGTGTCCTCCAGGGATGCCGCCCCCTCCCTCCGTACTTTCCTGACACCCGTTCTGGAAGCCCCTTACTTACTTTTACTGCTGGTGGAAATTCAAACCTACCGTCTGGGGAACGTTTAGAacaagtgggggctggggggtgggctgGAGTCATAGACTTCCCCTGTCTTGGCTGGGCCCTACCTGCAGCTGGGGTGCCGCGGGGCAGAGTCACCTGGCTCCGGGGGTCCCAGACAGACCAGGGTCAGCCACTAACCACTCACCAaatcaaaggcagagagaggaggaggtgaAACAGGAAAGGAGTCTATTTCAGGGAGGCCGACACCGGGGAGACAGCCGACTAGTCTCATAGATGGTCTCCCAAGTGCTGCAAATACATGCAGGTTtgcatcaggaaaatgcaaagggACAGAGGTTAGTGGGAGTGCGGGTGGGGTTGGTCACGGGTGGGCTTGCCAGGGCCGGCTCAGGGCGGTCCCTGTGGCTCGAGGGGCGGTTTCAGTGCTCATGCCCGGGCTGTTTGCCGGGGGAAAGAGGTAAGCCGGCGAGGAGAACTTGGTTGGAAACACGCACAGGTCAGAATGGAGGTGGCGGACCCCTGTTTCACGCTTAAGGACTGGATCCTCCCAAACGCACGGAAGGAGCCGATCCTCAATTCTTAGGAAACCGTGCAGGCTCGGCGGACAACGCGGCTGCTACCGGAGCCACCACCCCTCAGGCCGGGAGGGGGCGGACAGCAGGGGCTTCCAGGCCGCCGCGGCTCAGCCCTGCAGTCTGCAATCGCGGAGCCTCCCGCCCGGCAGGGCGGCTGACAGTCCGCACCACACACAACACTAGCCGTCTTCGGCCGGAATCCCCGCCCCGGGCCCCACCAGCCTCGAGGGCCCACCCCGGTCCCGGGCGGGTCCGCGGGGCTCGGAGACCCCGGCTGCCGCGCACCGCGCCGGAGGTTCCCACCCACAGTCCCGtgcgcggggggggggcgggcacaCGGCCCGAGCTCCCGGCCGCCGATTGGTCCGCCCGAGCTCCCGGCGAGGCTTGGTCCACCCGAGAATTGGTGCCCCACTCCCGAGCTCTCGGCCACGGATTGGTCCGCTCGAGCTCCCGGCGAGGATTGGCCACCCTGGCGAGGCGGGGCGGGGCCCCCGTGAGGCCCCACGGCAACCTCCTGCCAAGCAGGCGGTGGGGAGGGGTCCCGGGAGCCGGCCCGGAAGCTGCCGGCAGCTGCCTGGGTCCTCCTTCCGGGGCGTGCGGCCTTGTCGGGATCTCTCTCCGTCCGGCCTTGTGTCTCCTGCGGCGGCTCCCTGGTGGTGCCGGACGCGTTCCCGCCGCCATGAGCGTGGGCTTCATCGGCGCGGGCCAGTTGGCCTGTGCCCTGGCGCGGGGCTTCACGGCGGCAGGTGGGCGCGCGGGGGGCGCGGGCCGCAGCCTGGTCCGGAGACGCCCTCCGCCCCGCGAGCCCGAACGGCTGAGCGTCTGACGGGCGGGACGAGGCTCGTGGAGCAGCGAGGGCCGCGAGCCCGCGCGGGGCCTGGTTGTGGGTCCCGACCTGCCCTCCCCGGGAGAgcgcgggggccggggggccgtGGTGCCCGGCTGACGAGCCCCGTCTTCCGCAGGGATCCTGTCGGCTCACAAGATCATAGCCAGCTCCCCGGAAATGGAACCTGCCCACCGTGTCTTCGCTCAGGGTAGGGGGGCGTggggcacgggggggggggcccagcccgcgccccacctccccccaggaGCGTCCGGCCCTCCGTGCCAACCCCTCCGCGCTCCCATTTCACCTGCCCTCTGCCCGTGCCTCTTTCCGGCCGGGGGAACTTCCTTGGCAGAGGGGTGCCCGGGTGCCCGAGGCCTGGTGGGGATGGGAGACGGCCACAGCCCCGATGGCCTTGGGGAAGCGTGTGCCTGCCTAGCACCTGGCTCACTTGTCCGGTAGCAACAAGGGAAGACTTCGGCGGCGGCTGGGGTAGGGGCAGACCCCGAAGGGATAGGGCAGGGAATTCCAGGGTGCTCCGGGGGCAGGGGTGCCCGGGCCCAGGGAGTCTGCCTCGCATTGTGAGCTGGGCAGTTTCCTCCTGCAGAAGATGGGCGTGAACCTGACCCGAAGCAACAAGGAGACGGTGAGGCACAGTGACGTCCTGTTCCTGGCTGTGAAGCCGCACATCATCCCCTTCATCCTGGACGAGATCGGGGGCCGACGTGCAGGCTAGGCCACATCGTGGTGTCCTGTGCTGCTGGTGTTACCATCAGCTCTGTGGAAAAGGTGCCCGTTAAGAGGTGGTTGTGTGGGGGCCTGGGGGTGCCGATGGTGCCCTGGCAACTCACTGGGGCCTCTTCCTTGTCCCAGAAGCTGATGGCCTTCCAGCCGGCCCCCAAGGTGATTCGCTGCATGACCAACACACCCGTGGTGGTGCGGGAGGGCGCCACGGTGTACGCCACAGGCACCCACGCCCTGGTGGAGGACGGCAGGCTCCTGGAGCAGCTCATGAGTAGCGTGGGCTTCTGCACGGAGGTGGAGGAGGACCTGATTGACGCCGTCACGGGGCTCAGCGGCAGTGGGCCTGCCTACGTGAGACCCCCTGGGGACCCAGGGCAGCGGGATGGACTGGCAAGCCGCTTGGGCTGTGGGTGCTGCCTACGCCGGGGCGCAGCTAGCTGATGGAGGAGGGCAGCCTTTGGAGCTAGTTGCGGTCATGAGGAAAAGCAGGCCGCGGGGCATGGCCCTGCGTGTCTGCGGCCCTGGGACTCAGTGAGTGTCTCCACAGGCATTCATGGCCCTGGACGCGTTGGCTGATGGTGGGGTGAAGATGGGCCTGCCTCG
Proteins encoded in this region:
- the PYCR2 gene encoding LOW QUALITY PROTEIN: pyrroline-5-carboxylate reductase 2 (The sequence of the model RefSeq protein was modified relative to this genomic sequence to represent the inferred CDS: inserted 1 base in 1 codon; deleted 5 bases in 4 codons) is translated as MSVGFIGAGQLACALARGFTAAGILSAHKIIASSPEMNLPTVSSLRKMGVNLTRSNKETVRHSDVLFLAVKPHIIPFILDEIGADVQARHIVVSCAAGVTISSVEKKLMAFQPAPKVIRCMTNTPVVVREGATVYATGTHALVEDGRLLEQLMSSVGFCTEVEEDLIDAVTGLSGSGPAYAFMALDALADGGVKMGLPRRLAVRLGAQALLGAAKMLLDSEQHPGQLKDNVCSPGGATIHALHFLESGGXRSLLIKRRWRPSCIRTRELQSMAAQEKVSPAALKKTLLDQSEANPPTVSTLTHSSPGKLLTRSPGPGGKKD